One Micromonospora eburnea genomic region harbors:
- a CDS encoding RNA polymerase sigma-70 factor, whose protein sequence is MDAATEAFVAHRNLLFTLAYEMLGSAADAEDVLQETWLRWVGVDLGTVLDQRAFLIRITTRQALKRLRTLGRRKESYVGPWLPEPLLTSPDVAEDVELADSVSMAMLLVMETLTPTERAVFVLREVFDLDYDEIAEAVSKAPATVRQIARRARAHVAARRPRGTGSPAEHRAALQAFQRAVETGDLQSLLDILAPNVVALSDGGGVKHALLRPVVGIDNVARLLAAGWWRRDAERSVELVQINGRPGLLVRVDGEIDGVLAVRVENGQVTGAYHVRNPEKLSRMQRETAVTRRASRDRQRRQ, encoded by the coding sequence ATGGACGCGGCCACCGAAGCGTTCGTCGCCCACCGCAACCTGCTGTTCACCCTCGCCTACGAGATGCTCGGCTCCGCCGCCGACGCCGAGGATGTGCTACAGGAGACCTGGCTGCGGTGGGTGGGCGTCGACCTGGGCACGGTGCTGGACCAGCGCGCGTTCCTGATCCGGATCACCACCAGGCAGGCGCTGAAACGGCTGCGGACGCTGGGCCGGCGTAAGGAGTCCTATGTTGGGCCGTGGCTACCCGAGCCGCTGCTGACCTCGCCGGATGTGGCCGAGGACGTCGAACTGGCCGACAGCGTCTCGATGGCGATGCTGCTGGTGATGGAGACGCTCACGCCGACCGAGCGGGCGGTGTTCGTGCTGCGCGAGGTGTTCGATCTGGACTACGACGAGATCGCCGAAGCCGTGAGCAAGGCTCCGGCTACGGTACGTCAGATCGCCCGCCGGGCACGGGCACACGTCGCTGCGCGCCGGCCCCGCGGCACCGGCTCCCCTGCCGAGCACCGAGCCGCGCTCCAGGCTTTCCAGCGGGCGGTCGAAACCGGCGATCTGCAGAGCCTGCTCGACATCCTCGCGCCGAACGTCGTCGCCCTAAGCGATGGCGGCGGCGTCAAGCATGCTTTGCTGCGGCCCGTCGTCGGGATCGACAACGTTGCTCGCCTCCTGGCCGCTGGCTGGTGGAGACGCGACGCAGAAAGGTCGGTCGAGCTGGTGCAGATCAATGGTCGCCCGGGGCTGCTCGTCCGAGTTGACGGCGAAATCGACGGTGTGCTGGCGGTGCGAGTGGAGAACGGCCAGGTCACCGGCGCCTACCATGTGCGCAATCCCGAAAAGCTGTCGCGTATGCAGCGGGAAACCGCCGTGACCCGCCGAGCATCGCGAGACCGGCAGCGCCGGCAGTAG
- a CDS encoding carboxymuconolactone decarboxylase family protein, producing MPNPLPFVPEMAVVGEGLHKVIKNGSVPQVTIHLLQLRAGQMLGSTYFTIRETGNLRRIGESEERITAVATWRDATYFTDAERVALELVEAVLTPNPSGERVPDELYAKASAHYDNKALWTLIMAIAHIGFFTPAALIAKPIPGMPPGQNYSE from the coding sequence ATGCCCAACCCTCTCCCGTTCGTCCCCGAGATGGCGGTGGTCGGCGAAGGCCTGCACAAGGTCATCAAGAACGGCTCGGTTCCGCAGGTCACCATCCACCTGCTGCAGTTGCGCGCCGGGCAGATGCTCGGCAGCACGTACTTCACCATCCGGGAGACCGGCAACCTCCGCAGGATCGGGGAGTCGGAGGAGCGCATCACTGCCGTGGCTACCTGGCGGGACGCCACCTACTTCACCGACGCCGAACGGGTCGCGCTGGAGCTGGTGGAGGCCGTCCTGACCCCGAACCCATCCGGGGAGCGAGTCCCCGACGAGCTGTACGCCAAGGCGTCCGCGCACTACGACAACAAGGCGCTCTGGACGCTCATCATGGCGATCGCCCACATCGGCTTCTTCACCCCCGCCGCACTCATCGCCAAGCCGATCCCCGGCATGCCCCCCGGCCAGAACTACAGCGAATAA
- a CDS encoding SDR family oxidoreductase yields MSITRFAVAGATGRLGRHVVDVLTQRGHQVVPMSRATGVDIITGDGLAEALTGVEAIIDVASWHSSDQEAATEFFRTSARNLHEAGRKAGVVQIAMASIIGVDKATAGFVAAKKVHEELLLSGPLPVRILRAAQFHEFVGQLLDWQQGDVAYIPALPTQLVACRTVAEALVDLALESDAPAPGEPIPEIAGPRKETMSEAAQLLGARRGIKVVGVDGSGMPDAEIAADGGFLPSPHAKLAGPTFREWLGTQP; encoded by the coding sequence ATGAGCATCACCAGGTTTGCGGTGGCAGGGGCAACCGGGCGGCTGGGCCGACACGTCGTCGACGTCCTGACACAGAGGGGACACCAGGTCGTGCCGATGTCCCGGGCCACCGGCGTGGACATCATCACCGGTGACGGTCTCGCCGAGGCCCTCACCGGGGTCGAGGCCATCATTGACGTCGCCTCGTGGCACTCCTCCGACCAGGAGGCGGCGACGGAGTTCTTCCGCACGTCGGCCCGTAATCTGCATGAGGCGGGTCGGAAGGCGGGGGTCGTCCAGATCGCCATGGCGTCCATCATCGGCGTCGACAAGGCCACCGCCGGTTTCGTCGCCGCCAAGAAGGTGCACGAGGAACTCCTCCTGTCCGGCCCGTTGCCCGTCCGCATCCTGCGGGCCGCGCAGTTCCACGAGTTCGTCGGTCAGCTCCTGGACTGGCAGCAGGGCGACGTCGCCTACATCCCGGCCCTGCCCACCCAACTCGTGGCCTGCCGCACCGTGGCCGAGGCACTGGTCGACCTTGCCCTCGAGTCCGACGCCCCCGCCCCTGGAGAACCGATCCCCGAGATCGCCGGGCCCCGTAAGGAGACCATGTCGGAGGCGGCCCAACTCCTCGGCGCCCGCCGAGGCATCAAGGTCGTCGGCGTCGACGGCTCCGGCATGCCCGATGCCGAGATCGCCGCCGACGGCGGGTTCCTGCCTAGCCCGCACGCCAAGCTCGCCGGACCCACCTTCCGGGAATGGCTCGGCACCCAACCCTGA
- a CDS encoding MFS transporter encodes MANTKAQAPAVTSRRWAALFFIGLGQLMIILDATVVNIALPSLQRDLGISDGDRQWILTGYTLAFGSLLLLGGRIADYTGRKRAFLVGLLGFTAASALGGAATNFEMLLSARVLQGAFGALLGPSALSLLTVTFTQPRDRAKAFGIWGAISAAGGAVGLLAGGALTDYLDWRWCLYVNIPMALIAAIGGYAVLAESRRAGKARFDIAGVLLVTGGLVAIVYATSQAESAGWGSAKATGLLAAGAVLLAAFALVESRVRQPLLPLRVIADRTRAGAYLSVGLAVIGMFGAFLFMTYYLQIVKGYSPIRTGVAFLPMVTAVLISAGGLATRLLPKLPPRTLIVPGMLISCCGMLWMLTLDTGTGYAGGVLVAQLLLGFGAGMIMPVALNYATHGIDRGDSGVASASFNTAQQIGSSIGTALLNTIATSATVDYLASHGSGPAIARQAMVEGFGAASVWAAGIIAAGALIIAVLMNAPRPGHHDAAEGTESTEPLLVPA; translated from the coding sequence ATGGCAAACACGAAGGCGCAGGCTCCGGCGGTCACGTCGCGCCGCTGGGCCGCGCTGTTCTTCATCGGGCTGGGCCAGCTCATGATCATTCTGGACGCGACCGTCGTCAACATCGCGCTGCCGTCGCTCCAGCGCGACCTGGGGATTTCCGACGGCGATCGGCAGTGGATCCTGACCGGGTACACGCTGGCGTTCGGTAGCCTGCTGTTGCTCGGCGGTCGGATCGCCGACTACACGGGCCGCAAGCGGGCCTTCCTGGTCGGGCTGCTCGGCTTCACCGCGGCGTCGGCGCTCGGCGGCGCGGCGACCAACTTCGAGATGCTGTTGAGCGCCCGCGTTTTGCAAGGCGCGTTCGGGGCACTGCTCGGGCCGTCCGCGCTGTCCTTGCTGACGGTGACGTTCACCCAGCCGAGGGACCGTGCCAAGGCCTTCGGGATCTGGGGCGCCATCTCAGCAGCGGGCGGCGCGGTCGGGCTGCTTGCCGGCGGGGCACTGACCGACTACCTGGACTGGCGCTGGTGCCTCTATGTCAACATCCCGATGGCGCTGATCGCGGCGATCGGCGGGTACGCGGTGCTCGCCGAGTCGCGGCGCGCGGGCAAGGCCCGCTTCGACATCGCCGGCGTGCTGCTGGTGACCGGCGGGCTGGTCGCGATCGTGTACGCCACCAGCCAGGCCGAGTCCGCCGGCTGGGGCTCGGCGAAGGCCACCGGCCTGCTGGCCGCCGGCGCGGTGCTGCTCGCCGCCTTCGCCCTCGTGGAGAGCCGGGTACGGCAGCCGCTGCTGCCGCTGCGGGTCATCGCCGACCGGACCCGCGCCGGCGCCTACCTGTCCGTCGGCTTGGCCGTCATCGGAATGTTCGGGGCGTTCCTCTTCATGACCTACTACCTGCAGATCGTCAAGGGATACTCGCCGATCAGGACGGGCGTGGCCTTCCTCCCGATGGTCACGGCGGTCCTGATATCGGCCGGCGGCCTCGCCACCCGGTTGCTGCCCAAGCTCCCGCCGCGGACGCTGATCGTGCCCGGCATGCTCATCAGCTGCTGCGGCATGCTGTGGATGCTCACCCTCGACACCGGCACCGGCTATGCCGGCGGCGTACTGGTCGCGCAGCTTCTGCTCGGCTTCGGCGCGGGCATGATCATGCCGGTGGCCCTCAACTACGCCACCCACGGCATCGACCGAGGCGACTCGGGCGTGGCCTCGGCCAGCTTCAACACCGCGCAGCAGATCGGCAGCTCGATCGGCACAGCGCTGCTCAACACCATCGCCACCAGCGCGACCGTGGACTACCTGGCCTCGCACGGCTCGGGCCCGGCCATCGCCAGGCAAGCCATGGTGGAGGGCTTCGGGGCGGCCAGTGTCTGGGCCGCAGGGATCATCGCGGCTGGCGCGCTGATCATCGCCGTACTGATGAATGCCCCACGTCCCGGGCACCACGACGCCGCCGAGGGCACCGAGAGCACCGAGCCGCTGCTCGTACCCGCCTGA
- a CDS encoding alpha/beta hydrolase, with product MTFNFLSFGGFMPVGYLITVAFVALGTLFALRPVPSSRPLGRPSYYVGLAANELPFAAFFWMLLLPTALAFAEGDIHSAGGWAVVALAAVTAIGLAVIAYRALGERDRIERAMADGLGAGWRTTLDADLAEGLRHRRPWARIVLRPIFRRRRDVRRVANLAYGDAGRRNLLDVYHHRSRPEGAPVMIHLHGGGYSGGRKNSQSLPLLYHLASRGWVCISANYRLRPQAQHPDHLIDLKKVIAWVREHAHEYGADPATLFVAGSSAGGHMAALAALTPNDPAFQPGFEDADTSVTAAIYLNGWFGGYWDQGPESSPLAHITADAPPFLVAHGDLDPLVPVADARHFADQLRRTSTNAVVYAELRGANHAFDLYHSVRFEAVVDAIEAFTAWVRSRQGRAEPGGLIGRTKTSGSPS from the coding sequence GTGACGTTCAATTTTTTGAGTTTCGGGGGTTTCATGCCCGTTGGTTATCTGATCACTGTGGCGTTCGTCGCGCTCGGCACGCTGTTCGCGCTGCGGCCGGTGCCGAGCTCGCGCCCGCTCGGCCGCCCGAGCTACTACGTCGGCCTGGCCGCCAACGAGCTGCCGTTCGCGGCTTTCTTCTGGATGTTGCTGCTGCCGACGGCGCTGGCGTTCGCCGAAGGTGACATCCACTCGGCGGGCGGCTGGGCGGTCGTCGCCCTGGCCGCCGTGACCGCGATCGGGCTTGCGGTCATCGCCTATCGCGCGCTGGGAGAGCGCGACAGGATCGAGCGCGCCATGGCCGACGGGCTCGGCGCCGGGTGGCGCACCACCCTCGACGCCGACCTCGCCGAAGGGCTGCGGCACCGCCGCCCGTGGGCCCGCATCGTGCTGCGGCCCATCTTCCGACGCCGGAGAGACGTCCGGCGCGTGGCCAACCTCGCCTACGGCGACGCAGGCCGCAGAAACCTGCTCGACGTCTACCACCACCGTTCACGACCCGAGGGTGCGCCCGTCATGATCCACCTGCACGGAGGCGGATACTCCGGCGGCCGCAAGAACAGCCAATCGCTGCCGCTGCTCTACCACTTGGCCAGCCGGGGCTGGGTGTGCATCAGCGCCAACTACCGGCTGAGGCCACAAGCCCAGCACCCCGACCACCTGATCGACCTCAAGAAGGTGATCGCCTGGGTGCGGGAACACGCCCACGAGTACGGCGCCGATCCGGCGACGCTGTTCGTGGCGGGCAGCTCGGCGGGCGGGCACATGGCGGCGCTGGCCGCGCTCACCCCAAACGACCCCGCCTTCCAACCGGGCTTCGAGGACGCCGACACCTCCGTTACCGCCGCCATCTACCTCAACGGCTGGTTCGGCGGCTACTGGGACCAGGGACCAGAGTCCTCGCCGCTGGCCCACATCACCGCGGACGCACCACCGTTCCTGGTGGCACACGGCGACCTGGACCCGCTGGTGCCGGTGGCCGACGCCCGGCATTTCGCCGACCAGCTCCGCCGTACCTCCACCAACGCCGTCGTCTACGCCGAGCTGCGCGGCGCCAACCACGCCTTTGACCTGTACCACTCCGTTCGCTTCGAGGCGGTCGTCGACGCGATCGAGGCCTTCACCGCCTGGGTGAGATCACGGCAAGGGCGGGCCGAACCCGGCGGCTTGATCGGCAGGACGAAGACGTCTGGTTCGCCTTCGTAG
- a CDS encoding chitinase: MELLGAEPPGQCWPVHEHDAAQQRHLPRLSGRAAGGHQQRDVGAATARQGGTTLLSASEFNTMFPGRNSSYTYGGLTDAMAVLPAFAATGDERTRKRELAAFLANVDHESGGLAYVEEIDRAAWGTYCDGGQPFGCPAGRSAYHGRGPIQLSWNTNYKAAGDALGLDLLGNPDLVKTDPSVAWQTALWFWMTQPGAGTTTAHAAITGGGGFGETVRSINGALECGGGNAAQVRARVEAYRRFTAALGVDAGDESADVLSAKWEWQG, translated from the coding sequence GTGGAGTTGCTGGGTGCTGAGCCACCGGGCCAGTGCTGGCCGGTCCACGAGCATGATGCGGCACAGCAGCGCCACCTCCCGCGCCTGAGCGGTCGGGCGGCCGGTGGTCACCAGCAGCGCGACGTCGGCGCGGCAACTGCCCGCCAGGGCGGGACCACGCTGCTGAGCGCGTCGGAGTTCAACACGATGTTCCCCGGGCGGAACTCCTCCTATACATACGGGGGGCTGACCGACGCGATGGCCGTGTTGCCCGCCTTCGCCGCCACCGGCGACGAGCGGACCCGCAAGCGGGAGCTGGCCGCCTTCCTGGCCAACGTCGACCACGAGTCCGGTGGTCTGGCGTACGTCGAGGAGATCGACCGCGCCGCATGGGGCACCTACTGCGACGGCGGCCAACCCTTCGGCTGCCCCGCCGGGCGCAGCGCCTACCACGGGCGGGGGCCGATCCAGCTCAGCTGGAACACCAACTACAAGGCCGCCGGCGACGCGCTCGGGCTGGACCTGCTCGGCAACCCCGACCTGGTAAAGACCGACCCGTCGGTGGCGTGGCAAACCGCGCTGTGGTTCTGGATGACCCAGCCGGGCGCGGGCACCACGACCGCGCACGCCGCGATCACCGGTGGCGGGGGTTTCGGCGAGACGGTCCGCAGCATCAACGGGGCCCTGGAGTGCGGTGGTGGGAACGCCGCCCAGGTGCGGGCGCGGGTCGAGGCGTACCGGCGCTTCACCGCCGCCCTGGGTGTCGACGCCGGTGACGAGAGCGCTGACGTGCTGAGCGCCAAGTGGGAGTGGCAGGGATGA
- a CDS encoding DUF4913 domain-containing protein, with protein sequence MTYPTGPEAAETAKPFFILYLEGSEYAEELRRLSYWVEDLLLPVYGAEVTSSTPWCPRWREHPEAIAYLHGLWLAWQERTGPRAQPSDPATWHQSYLWPTMDALRSPNGPFAGCKPGGHRPKERPRVERDDGPDC encoded by the coding sequence ATGACGTACCCGACTGGTCCGGAGGCCGCCGAGACGGCCAAGCCCTTCTTCATCCTTTATCTGGAGGGATCCGAGTACGCGGAGGAGTTGCGCCGGCTCAGCTACTGGGTGGAGGACCTGCTGCTGCCGGTGTACGGCGCCGAGGTCACCTCCAGCACCCCGTGGTGCCCTCGTTGGCGGGAGCACCCGGAAGCGATCGCCTACCTGCACGGGCTCTGGCTCGCCTGGCAGGAGCGCACCGGCCCGCGGGCGCAGCCGTCCGACCCGGCCACGTGGCACCAGAGCTACCTCTGGCCGACCATGGACGCGCTGCGTAGCCCCAACGGCCCCTTCGCCGGTTGCAAGCCCGGGGGCCACCGGCCCAAGGAACGCCCCCGGGTTGAGCGCGACGACGGTCCGGACTGCTGA
- a CDS encoding response regulator, translated as MRVVIAEDNVLLQEGLGLLLSTAGFEVAAAVDRVDEFLAAVDQHRPDIALVDIRLPPTFGDEGLRAVRAARQTHPDLPVFVLSQYVERAYAAELLAGGQGGVGYLLKDRVARIDDFLDAMRRVAAGGTAVDPLVISQLVADRPSSRLDELSPREREVLSLMAEGHTNGTIAARLHITERAVHKHISNIFAKLDLPPDDSSHRRVTAVLAYLGTQPKK; from the coding sequence ATGCGCGTCGTAATCGCCGAAGACAACGTGCTGCTACAGGAAGGACTCGGGCTACTGCTGTCCACCGCCGGATTCGAGGTGGCCGCCGCTGTCGACCGGGTCGACGAGTTCCTCGCCGCAGTCGACCAGCACCGGCCGGACATTGCCCTGGTCGACATCCGACTGCCACCCACTTTCGGCGACGAGGGCCTACGTGCCGTACGCGCCGCACGCCAGACCCACCCCGATCTGCCAGTATTCGTGCTTTCCCAGTACGTGGAGCGCGCCTACGCTGCCGAACTGCTCGCCGGCGGTCAAGGCGGCGTCGGCTACCTGCTCAAAGACCGGGTAGCGCGGATCGACGACTTTCTCGACGCGATGCGCCGCGTCGCCGCCGGCGGCACCGCCGTCGATCCGCTGGTCATCTCACAACTGGTCGCAGACCGCCCGTCCAGCCGGCTGGACGAACTGAGCCCACGCGAGCGGGAAGTCCTCTCCCTCATGGCCGAGGGACACACCAACGGCACAATCGCAGCCCGCCTGCACATCACCGAACGCGCCGTGCACAAGCACATCAGCAACATCTTCGCCAAGCTCGACCTGCCCCCGGACGACAGCAGCCACCGCCGCGTCACCGCAGTACTCGCCTACCTCGGAACGCAGCCGAAGAAATGA
- a CDS encoding sensor histidine kinase: MVALLDDNGIMRRAAQATAYLLRGGVTAVAAAGALLALAVAGALCLALIGVPLLAGTLRVVRSLAAVERRRAGRLLGGVVPQRYAEFSGSSFAQLRTLARDPATWRDLLWLVLHALAGTSLALCCLAVWLCAITAPVVALVWWVPDGAPIDFFVKIDSWTRALAVPLPIAAGSTALLLWAGPVIAAAQAKAYRAMLAPSARDCLTARVEQLSTTRAGALDAHAAELRRIERDLHDGLQARLVAVAIQLGLAQRQRDIDPDTANQLVERAHTGVEQTLTALREVVRNIYPPILADRGLAEAVRTLAAESPVPVRTSIGTLVRPPAAVESAAYFVAAEALTNVVKHSGATEITLTLDQGGNRLVVEVTDNGRGGADPYHGTGLAGVADRAAALDGTMTLHSPTGGPTTLRVELPCAS, encoded by the coding sequence ATGGTCGCGCTGCTCGACGACAATGGGATCATGCGACGGGCGGCCCAGGCGACTGCGTACCTGTTGCGCGGTGGTGTCACGGCGGTGGCCGCAGCCGGCGCGTTGCTGGCCCTTGCGGTGGCCGGAGCCTTGTGTCTTGCACTGATCGGGGTGCCGCTGCTGGCGGGAACGCTACGGGTCGTCCGGTCGTTGGCGGCCGTCGAGCGGCGCCGGGCGGGGCGGCTGCTGGGGGGTGTGGTGCCGCAGCGGTACGCCGAGTTCTCCGGTTCTTCGTTCGCACAGCTGCGCACGCTGGCCCGTGACCCGGCGACCTGGCGAGACTTGCTATGGCTTGTGCTGCACGCTCTGGCCGGCACCTCGCTGGCCCTGTGCTGTCTGGCCGTATGGCTGTGCGCAATCACCGCACCCGTCGTCGCGCTGGTGTGGTGGGTGCCGGACGGCGCCCCGATCGACTTTTTCGTCAAGATCGACAGCTGGACGCGGGCGCTGGCCGTGCCGCTGCCGATCGCCGCTGGCTCGACGGCACTGCTGCTCTGGGCCGGGCCGGTGATCGCGGCAGCACAGGCCAAGGCATACCGGGCCATGCTGGCGCCCTCAGCCCGCGATTGCCTGACCGCACGGGTCGAGCAGCTCTCGACCACACGCGCGGGTGCCCTGGACGCCCACGCAGCGGAGCTGCGCCGGATCGAGCGGGATCTACACGATGGCCTGCAGGCGCGCCTCGTCGCCGTGGCCATCCAGTTGGGCCTCGCGCAACGGCAACGCGACATCGACCCAGACACCGCCAACCAGCTCGTCGAGCGGGCCCACACCGGCGTCGAACAGACCCTGACCGCACTCCGCGAGGTCGTCCGCAACATCTACCCCCCGATCCTCGCCGACCGGGGACTGGCCGAGGCGGTACGGACGCTTGCCGCCGAATCCCCCGTGCCGGTGCGCACGTCGATCGGCACGCTGGTACGGCCGCCCGCCGCCGTGGAAAGCGCCGCCTACTTCGTCGCGGCCGAGGCATTGACCAACGTCGTCAAACACAGCGGCGCCACCGAGATCACACTGACCCTCGACCAGGGCGGCAACCGGTTGGTGGTAGAGGTAACCGACAACGGCCGCGGCGGAGCCGACCCATACCATGGAACCGGCCTGGCCGGTGTAGCGGACCGGGCCGCCGCCCTCGACGGGACAATGACACTGCACAGTCCAACGGGCGGCCCGACGACACTACGGGTAGAGCTGCCATGCGCGTCGTAA
- a CDS encoding CPBP family intramembrane glutamic endopeptidase, with protein sequence MTIVIDARVAPLGDRLKRRQGLTAFLLISFGTAWGWEAMAHLVLGWSLVNPLVQAPAGFAPAIAALVVRRWVTREGFTDAGSRLRLRTAWRYYLLAWLGPLGVAAAVIGLAAATGRWEPSFRPVADLIPGVPVWAVPLLLCVLALVATIVFWGEEFGWTGYLLLRIYPGRPRRAALVAGLIAAVWHYPLALLGYVEYRPLAMGMLGWTAWIMCQEIILAWLRSCSRSVWPACLAHAGNNLVLAPLTTALLLGPSGFGENGIQLLVVLVLATVAAGPFLQASREQ encoded by the coding sequence ATGACTATCGTGATCGATGCACGAGTGGCGCCCCTCGGGGATCGCTTAAAAAGGCGGCAAGGCCTGACGGCTTTCTTGCTGATCTCGTTCGGCACCGCCTGGGGGTGGGAGGCGATGGCCCACCTGGTGCTTGGCTGGTCGCTGGTCAACCCGCTGGTGCAGGCGCCGGCCGGGTTCGCGCCGGCGATCGCGGCGCTGGTGGTCCGGCGCTGGGTCACCCGGGAAGGTTTCACGGACGCCGGCTCACGCCTGCGGCTGCGCACCGCCTGGCGGTACTACCTGCTAGCGTGGCTGGGCCCGCTCGGCGTCGCCGCTGCGGTGATTGGCCTCGCCGCGGCGACCGGGCGATGGGAACCTTCCTTCCGCCCGGTAGCGGACCTGATTCCAGGCGTGCCCGTCTGGGCGGTGCCCCTGCTGCTCTGTGTGCTCGCCCTGGTCGCCACCATCGTCTTCTGGGGTGAGGAGTTCGGCTGGACCGGCTATCTGCTGCTACGTATCTATCCCGGCCGTCCGCGCCGCGCCGCACTGGTAGCCGGCCTGATCGCGGCGGTCTGGCACTACCCACTGGCGCTGCTCGGCTACGTCGAATATCGCCCCCTGGCCATGGGCATGCTCGGATGGACGGCGTGGATCATGTGCCAGGAAATCATCCTGGCCTGGCTGCGGTCCTGCAGCCGCAGCGTCTGGCCAGCCTGCCTGGCGCATGCCGGCAACAATCTGGTGCTGGCCCCGCTGACCACCGCGCTGCTGCTCGGCCCGAGCGGCTTCGGCGAGAACGGCATACAACTGCTGGTGGTGCTGGTGCTGGCAACCGTCGCGGCCGGGCCGTTCCTGCAAGCCAGCCGGGAACAATGA
- a CDS encoding alpha/beta fold hydrolase has product MNGRPNIVLVHGAWADGSCWSGVIERLQADGYHVTAPQFPLSSTAEDVARLRQVLILQDGPTIVAGHSYGGQIMTALGTDAPNVVGLAYIAAFGLDQGESLGALLSQGPTPPALAHLFTDKQGFIWQQQDDFVRHFAADVDPVRAKVMHAVQQPTASSTFSEAMGVPAWKSLPSWYLIATQDQAIPPDAQRMFANRMGATTSEVASSHLPMVSHPDETAQLIKTAAETRTAMPAGQAGRRQ; this is encoded by the coding sequence ATGAATGGCCGACCGAACATCGTCCTCGTCCACGGCGCGTGGGCCGACGGCTCCTGCTGGAGCGGCGTTATCGAGCGTCTACAGGCCGATGGCTACCACGTGACGGCCCCACAGTTCCCCCTGTCCTCGACGGCCGAAGATGTCGCCCGGCTACGCCAGGTCCTAATATTGCAGGACGGCCCAACGATCGTCGCCGGACACTCCTACGGCGGCCAGATCATGACCGCCCTCGGCACCGACGCGCCGAACGTGGTCGGGCTGGCGTATATCGCGGCTTTTGGGCTGGACCAAGGTGAATCGCTGGGTGCGCTGCTGTCGCAGGGACCCACACCACCGGCGCTGGCGCACCTGTTCACCGACAAGCAGGGCTTCATATGGCAGCAGCAGGACGACTTCGTCCGGCACTTCGCGGCCGACGTCGACCCGGTGCGGGCCAAGGTGATGCACGCCGTACAGCAGCCAACTGCCAGTTCAACCTTCTCGGAAGCGATGGGCGTTCCGGCCTGGAAATCGCTACCGTCCTGGTACCTCATCGCCACCCAGGACCAAGCGATCCCACCGGACGCGCAGCGCATGTTCGCCAACCGCATGGGCGCGACCACCAGCGAAGTCGCATCCAGCCACCTCCCGATGGTCTCGCACCCCGACGAAACCGCACAGCTCATCAAGACGGCAGCCGAAACCCGGACCGCAATGCCGGCAGGTCAAGCAGGCAGACGACAATGA
- a CDS encoding alpha/beta fold hydrolase, whose protein sequence is MDAHVSRRDLLATGVAVAGAAAMMASPFGTDTAAAATAGRSNPKVKPTIVLVHGGYADSSCWNQTLAYLQGEGYTTICGANPLRGIPTDAPYIASLLDSIPGPVVLVGHSMGGTVITNAAAGKSNVKALVYIAAFVPDVGETQGDLINKFPGSEVLPVSVPVSYTKADGTTGTDLYLSPNGQAAFAADISKHAFQLLQATQRPFDADSFTYPTTAAAWHTVPVWGLVAGQDKAIPPAAERWMYRRANARKVVEVPTSSHCAMLSHPKVVADLIDQAAKATS, encoded by the coding sequence ATGGATGCACATGTTTCACGCCGCGACCTGTTGGCGACCGGCGTGGCGGTGGCCGGAGCCGCAGCGATGATGGCCAGTCCGTTCGGTACGGACACCGCGGCCGCGGCCACGGCTGGCCGGTCCAACCCGAAGGTCAAGCCGACGATCGTGTTGGTGCACGGCGGGTACGCCGATTCGTCGTGCTGGAACCAGACCCTGGCCTACCTTCAGGGCGAGGGCTACACCACGATCTGCGGGGCGAACCCGCTGCGAGGTATCCCGACCGACGCCCCGTACATCGCGAGTCTGCTGGACTCCATCCCCGGGCCGGTCGTGCTGGTCGGCCACTCCATGGGTGGCACCGTCATCACCAACGCCGCGGCCGGCAAGAGCAACGTCAAGGCGCTGGTTTACATCGCCGCGTTCGTGCCCGACGTCGGCGAGACGCAGGGTGACCTGATCAACAAGTTCCCCGGCAGCGAGGTCCTGCCCGTCAGCGTGCCGGTCTCGTACACGAAGGCCGACGGCACTACCGGAACCGACCTGTACCTGAGCCCGAACGGCCAGGCCGCGTTCGCCGCGGACATCTCCAAGCACGCCTTCCAGCTCCTGCAGGCCACCCAGCGACCGTTCGACGCCGACTCCTTTACCTACCCGACGACGGCTGCCGCGTGGCACACGGTCCCGGTGTGGGGGCTGGTCGCCGGTCAGGACAAGGCCATTCCGCCCGCAGCTGAGCGTTGGATGTACCGCCGCGCCAACGCCCGCAAGGTCGTCGAGGTGCCGACCTCGTCCCACTGCGCGATGCTCAGCCACCCGAAGGTCGTCGCGGACCTGATCGACCAGGCCGCCAAGGCGACAAGCTGA